GCTTGACTGCCAGGCAAACCGCCGAAAAATGGGTAGGCGCATCACCGGAGCAAAATATCGCCTTGGTGTTCGGCCGGGAAAATTCCGGCTTAAAAAACCATGAATTGGACTTATGTCATTATTTGTTGCGAATTCCGTGCAACACAGAATATAGCTCGCTGAACTTGGCGGCGGCAGTGCAAGTTGTGTGCTACGAGCTATTCGTCGCATCCGGCCAGGAAATGGTCAGCAATGTGGGCGATATGGGTGAAGAACCTCTGGCGACAGCCGAACAGATGGAAGCCTTTTATGTGCATCTCCATCAGACCATGGCGGATATTGGTTTTCTGCACCCGGAGCGTTCTAAATCAATCATGCGTCGCTTGCGGCGCATCTTTAATCGGACCCAGCTTGATACCAAGGAGCTGGATATCCTGAGGGGCATACTGCGCTTCTCACAAAATCACAACGCCAAATAAACCCATGCTGGCCAGACTCAAAGAAG
The window above is part of the Methylomonas sp. ZR1 genome. Proteins encoded here:
- a CDS encoding RNA methyltransferase, which gives rise to MLSHFKVVLVETSHPGNIGAVARAMKNMQMDQLRLVSPKSFPHADATARASGADDVLRSATVFGSLQDAIADCQVVLGSSARDRTISWPSLTARQTAEKWVGASPEQNIALVFGRENSGLKNHELDLCHYLLRIPCNTEYSSLNLAAAVQVVCYELFVASGQEMVSNVGDMGEEPLATAEQMEAFYVHLHQTMADIGFLHPERSKSIMRRLRRIFNRTQLDTKELDILRGILRFSQNHNAK